The Lineus longissimus chromosome 2, tnLinLong1.2, whole genome shotgun sequence genome window below encodes:
- the LOC135482840 gene encoding proton-coupled zinc antiporter SLC30A5-like isoform X1, whose amino-acid sequence MADRYGSSIGGLLPSRAIYPASSFRFGPYLILLVVSKFMRAFGFFLSYDILKVVHVVQFLCIVKLGSAVVLVLLQRPFSSGPKITKHQWLRISRHAVFGCIINLLWFFGLTLCGPLRTILLFEHSELVMIAGASALFTSAGGGPAKLRGAVFFLIAVVSLLLFDNDDIAANMEDKQHHLTEANHQHSSIITHTFYHITSWIGLSDHKGGVFLLFITLCMNTVYTNVSKKLSIAVGGAKRLHAISTLMSFFLLLPWALFIYFTKVVEKEVSSMSLVLPFLVATLVIFVLDYYIEAVATNRLEAVNVAKYGSISIFVSGLILSLFWSEAYKAKVTIHHHIQEIIAEEHALSGGVIFSIILIIFATTILTSPSRGSRGSFIGYSSSGQPLYSFAGDALQRTSHSVIVIAKNGLKQILENSDSRQIFYFLCINLLFTFVELVYGVWTNSLGLISDGFHMLFDCSALVMGLYAAVMSRWKATRIFSYGYDRIEVLSGFINGLFLTTIAFFVFTTALGRVFDPPEINTDRLLTVSVLGLLVNLIGICAFRHAHSHGHGHSHGGGHGHSHAPAGQGHGHSHGGHGHSHGSQVQVDHPHHNTNMEGVFLHVLADTLGSVGVIISSILIENFGWNIADPICSLFIAVMIFLSVIPLLKEASLIMLLRTPIELQKELGQGLQKVLSIEGVTSYRQQHFWQHSSKVYCGMLHIHVSPDAAEQKIIKQVTAIFKEIGINNMTVQVEKEAFFQHMSGLGMPIERVQPIDKTTMRVDFDSIPVAIKSI is encoded by the exons TCAGATTTGGTCCATACCTCATCCTCCTGGTTGTGTCTAAATTTATGAGAGCCTTTGGATTCTTCCTCAGTTATGATATTCTGAAAGTTGTCCATGTCGTCCAGTTTCTCTGTATTGTCAAACTCGG GTCTGCGGTTGTGTTGGTGTTGCTACAGAGGCCTTTTTCCAGTGGaccaaaaattacaaaacacCAGTGGCTTCGAATAAGTCGACATGCTGTGTTTGGATGTATAATCAACCTGTTGTGGTTCTTTGGGCTCACCCTTTGTGGTCCCCTGAGAACCATATTGTTGTTTGAACACAGCGAGTTGGTCATGATAGCCGGAGCGAGCGCACTCTTCACGAGTGCGGGAGGTGGCCCAGCAAAG CTGCGTGGTGCAGTGTTCTTTCTGATTGCGGTTGTGAGCCTGCTGCTTTTTGACAATGATGATATCGCAGCCAATATGGAGGATAAACAGCATCACT TGACTGAAGCAAACCACCAACACAGTAGTATCATTACCCACACTTTCTACCATATCACCTCATGGATAGGACTCTCTGATCATAAG GGTGGTGTGTTCCTGTTGTTCATAACCCTATGTATGAACACAGTCTACACGAATGTCTCCAAGAAGTTGTCCATTGCTGTTGGAGGTGCCAAGCGTCTCCATGCCATTTCAACTCTGATGTCCTTTTTCCTGCTCCTACCATGGGCATTGTTTATATACTTCACGAAAGTT GTGGAAAAAGAAGTCTCCTCCATGTCACTGGTTTTGCCCTTCCTTGTTGCGACACTCGTCATATTTGTGTTGGACTATTACATCGAAGCGGTGGCAACAAATCGACTAGAAGCTGTCAATGTGGCCAAGTATGGCTCGATTAGTATATTTGTCTCCGGGCTGATTCTGAGTTTATTCTGGAGTGAGGCATACAAAGCTAAAGTGACGATACATCATCATATCCAAGAGATAATTGCAGAAGAACATGCCTTGTCTGGTGGCGtcattttcagcatcatcctGATCATATTCG CCACCACCATCCTCACAAGTCCTAGTCGTGGATCGAGAGGCAGTTTCATCGGATACTCCTCCAGCGGTCAACCTCTCTATAGCTTCGCTGGAGATGCCTTGCAACGAACCTCACACTCTGTCATTGTGATTGCCAAAAATGGACTCAAACAGATACTTGAAAATTCAGATTCAAGACAAATATTTTACTTTTTGTGCATTAATTTG tTGTTTACGTTTGTTGAGCTTGTATACGGTGTGTGGACGAACAGTCTTGGTCTAATATCGGATGGTTTCCACATGTTGTTTGACTGTTCTGCATTAGTGATGGGTCTTTATGCTGCTGTGATGTCGAGGTGGAAAGCTACTAGGATATTTTCTTATGG GTATGACCGAATAGAGGTGCTATCTGGTTTCATCAATGGATTGTTCTTGACTACGATAGCTTTCTTTGTTTTTACCACTGCCCTTGGTAGAGTATTTGATCCACCGGAAATCAATACGGATCGTCTGCTG ACCGTTTCTGTCCTGGGTCTTTTAGTTAACCTCATTGGTATTTGTGCATTCCGCCATGCCCACAGTCACGGGCATGGTCACAGCCACGGTGGAGGACATGGCCATAGTCACGCCCCTGCTGGCCAGGGTCATGGCCATAGTCACGGAGGTCACGGCCATAGTCATGGGAGTCAAGTGCAAGTCGATCATCCTCATCATAATACAAATATGGAAG GAGTTTTCCTTCATGTCTTAGCCGATACACTGGGCAGTGTCGGAGTCATCATCTCATCCATACTGATAGAAAATTTTGGTTGGAATATCGCGGATCCAATCTGCTCATTGTTTATAGCTGTGATGATATTCCTGAGTGTAATACCCTTGTTGAAAGAAGCTTCCCTCATCATGCTGCTCAGAACTCCTATAGAATTACAAAAGGAATTAGGGCAGGGTTTACAAAAG GTATTATCCATCGAAGGTGTGACTTCATATAGACAGCAGCATTTCTGGCAACATTCCTCCAAAGTTTACTGCGGCATGCTGCACATCCATGTCTCACCGGATGCTGCCGAACAGAAAATAATCAAACAG GTTACTGccatttttaaagaaattggAATCAACAACATGACAGTTCAGGTGGAAAAGGAGGCGTTTTTCCAACATATGTCTGGGCTTGGGATGCCCATAGAACGTGTGCAACCAATTGACAAAACGACAATGAGAGTGGACTTTGACAGTATACCTGTGGCAATCAAATCTATATGA
- the LOC135482840 gene encoding proton-coupled zinc antiporter SLC30A5-like isoform X2: protein MADRYGSSIGGLLPSRAIYPASRFGPYLILLVVSKFMRAFGFFLSYDILKVVHVVQFLCIVKLGSAVVLVLLQRPFSSGPKITKHQWLRISRHAVFGCIINLLWFFGLTLCGPLRTILLFEHSELVMIAGASALFTSAGGGPAKLRGAVFFLIAVVSLLLFDNDDIAANMEDKQHHLTEANHQHSSIITHTFYHITSWIGLSDHKGGVFLLFITLCMNTVYTNVSKKLSIAVGGAKRLHAISTLMSFFLLLPWALFIYFTKVVEKEVSSMSLVLPFLVATLVIFVLDYYIEAVATNRLEAVNVAKYGSISIFVSGLILSLFWSEAYKAKVTIHHHIQEIIAEEHALSGGVIFSIILIIFATTILTSPSRGSRGSFIGYSSSGQPLYSFAGDALQRTSHSVIVIAKNGLKQILENSDSRQIFYFLCINLLFTFVELVYGVWTNSLGLISDGFHMLFDCSALVMGLYAAVMSRWKATRIFSYGYDRIEVLSGFINGLFLTTIAFFVFTTALGRVFDPPEINTDRLLTVSVLGLLVNLIGICAFRHAHSHGHGHSHGGGHGHSHAPAGQGHGHSHGGHGHSHGSQVQVDHPHHNTNMEGVFLHVLADTLGSVGVIISSILIENFGWNIADPICSLFIAVMIFLSVIPLLKEASLIMLLRTPIELQKELGQGLQKVLSIEGVTSYRQQHFWQHSSKVYCGMLHIHVSPDAAEQKIIKQVTAIFKEIGINNMTVQVEKEAFFQHMSGLGMPIERVQPIDKTTMRVDFDSIPVAIKSI from the exons ATTTGGTCCATACCTCATCCTCCTGGTTGTGTCTAAATTTATGAGAGCCTTTGGATTCTTCCTCAGTTATGATATTCTGAAAGTTGTCCATGTCGTCCAGTTTCTCTGTATTGTCAAACTCGG GTCTGCGGTTGTGTTGGTGTTGCTACAGAGGCCTTTTTCCAGTGGaccaaaaattacaaaacacCAGTGGCTTCGAATAAGTCGACATGCTGTGTTTGGATGTATAATCAACCTGTTGTGGTTCTTTGGGCTCACCCTTTGTGGTCCCCTGAGAACCATATTGTTGTTTGAACACAGCGAGTTGGTCATGATAGCCGGAGCGAGCGCACTCTTCACGAGTGCGGGAGGTGGCCCAGCAAAG CTGCGTGGTGCAGTGTTCTTTCTGATTGCGGTTGTGAGCCTGCTGCTTTTTGACAATGATGATATCGCAGCCAATATGGAGGATAAACAGCATCACT TGACTGAAGCAAACCACCAACACAGTAGTATCATTACCCACACTTTCTACCATATCACCTCATGGATAGGACTCTCTGATCATAAG GGTGGTGTGTTCCTGTTGTTCATAACCCTATGTATGAACACAGTCTACACGAATGTCTCCAAGAAGTTGTCCATTGCTGTTGGAGGTGCCAAGCGTCTCCATGCCATTTCAACTCTGATGTCCTTTTTCCTGCTCCTACCATGGGCATTGTTTATATACTTCACGAAAGTT GTGGAAAAAGAAGTCTCCTCCATGTCACTGGTTTTGCCCTTCCTTGTTGCGACACTCGTCATATTTGTGTTGGACTATTACATCGAAGCGGTGGCAACAAATCGACTAGAAGCTGTCAATGTGGCCAAGTATGGCTCGATTAGTATATTTGTCTCCGGGCTGATTCTGAGTTTATTCTGGAGTGAGGCATACAAAGCTAAAGTGACGATACATCATCATATCCAAGAGATAATTGCAGAAGAACATGCCTTGTCTGGTGGCGtcattttcagcatcatcctGATCATATTCG CCACCACCATCCTCACAAGTCCTAGTCGTGGATCGAGAGGCAGTTTCATCGGATACTCCTCCAGCGGTCAACCTCTCTATAGCTTCGCTGGAGATGCCTTGCAACGAACCTCACACTCTGTCATTGTGATTGCCAAAAATGGACTCAAACAGATACTTGAAAATTCAGATTCAAGACAAATATTTTACTTTTTGTGCATTAATTTG tTGTTTACGTTTGTTGAGCTTGTATACGGTGTGTGGACGAACAGTCTTGGTCTAATATCGGATGGTTTCCACATGTTGTTTGACTGTTCTGCATTAGTGATGGGTCTTTATGCTGCTGTGATGTCGAGGTGGAAAGCTACTAGGATATTTTCTTATGG GTATGACCGAATAGAGGTGCTATCTGGTTTCATCAATGGATTGTTCTTGACTACGATAGCTTTCTTTGTTTTTACCACTGCCCTTGGTAGAGTATTTGATCCACCGGAAATCAATACGGATCGTCTGCTG ACCGTTTCTGTCCTGGGTCTTTTAGTTAACCTCATTGGTATTTGTGCATTCCGCCATGCCCACAGTCACGGGCATGGTCACAGCCACGGTGGAGGACATGGCCATAGTCACGCCCCTGCTGGCCAGGGTCATGGCCATAGTCACGGAGGTCACGGCCATAGTCATGGGAGTCAAGTGCAAGTCGATCATCCTCATCATAATACAAATATGGAAG GAGTTTTCCTTCATGTCTTAGCCGATACACTGGGCAGTGTCGGAGTCATCATCTCATCCATACTGATAGAAAATTTTGGTTGGAATATCGCGGATCCAATCTGCTCATTGTTTATAGCTGTGATGATATTCCTGAGTGTAATACCCTTGTTGAAAGAAGCTTCCCTCATCATGCTGCTCAGAACTCCTATAGAATTACAAAAGGAATTAGGGCAGGGTTTACAAAAG GTATTATCCATCGAAGGTGTGACTTCATATAGACAGCAGCATTTCTGGCAACATTCCTCCAAAGTTTACTGCGGCATGCTGCACATCCATGTCTCACCGGATGCTGCCGAACAGAAAATAATCAAACAG GTTACTGccatttttaaagaaattggAATCAACAACATGACAGTTCAGGTGGAAAAGGAGGCGTTTTTCCAACATATGTCTGGGCTTGGGATGCCCATAGAACGTGTGCAACCAATTGACAAAACGACAATGAGAGTGGACTTTGACAGTATACCTGTGGCAATCAAATCTATATGA